From the Paenibacillus sp. R14(2021) genome, the window GTGAGGAAAGGCACTAATTCTGGTGCTAACTTCTCCACAATCTGCAACAATCTGACCGTTTCCATATCCATGAAGCATCACCCTTTCATCTTAAAATGGAGGGTAAAACGTATGGCACGAAACTTTGTATTGCACGGGATATGTATATTATAACAGCAGCATCTTGAAAAACCTAGTGCTCCTTTACGAAATTCCATGTTTGCCGCCGCCCGAATTAACGGGAACTCCGGCAGGTTAGGACTATAGAACCGGTTTGCGAAAATCACCCATAACGCCAACAGTTTCGACGATATTGACGAACGCCTTGGGGTCGGTGGCTGCAATGATTTTCCGGAGCTCGTTCAGCTCGAAGCGTGTAGTCACCGTCATAAGCATGTCGTTCTCCGCATTCGTATAGCCGCCGCGAGTGCGAATGACGGTCACTCCCCGGTACAGAGGAATCAGGGCCGCGCGCATCGCCTCGGTTTGCGTCGTTACGATAAAAACTGTCATTTTGACATGCTTGATGTGAATAAGATCGATGATTTTTCCCGATGTGAAAATGGACAGCAGGGAGTAGAGCGCGATGTCCCAGTTCTTCGTCAAGAAACCGAGCGCCGCGATGACCGTGCCGTTCAGAACGAAGATCAGCATGCCGATAGAAATATCCCTTTTCCGCGTGACGATGGCCGCAATAATGTCGAAGCCCCCGGAAGAGGATCCGCCCCTGAGGGCAATGCCGCTTCCGAAGCCGACCGTAACGCCGCCGAAAACAGCTCCGAGCATCAAGTCGCTGACCATGGGTCTAACGGGTATGAGCTGCATGAAAATCGTTGTAGCGACTACGGATACTAGGCTCCAACTGATAAACCGCATGCCAAGCTCGCGCCATCCCCAGATTAAAACCGGGACGTTTAGAATAAAATATAGCCAGCCAATGTTGAGGCCGGAGGCATAGCCGGCTATCATGGTAATGCCCGATACGCCGCCGCTGATCAGCTTATGGGGGATCAATATTTGATTGAAGCCGAATGCAATGAGCAGTGAACTGAACAAGGTTGTTGCGGCAATTTTGGAAGTTCGCATTTCAGGTTCTCCTCGAAAGTTTCTGGGTTCAAGATTAACAATAGAAGAAGAATTAGTATATGTAAATAGTCCTTACTGGTATTCTGAATTGCCTTTGTGCTATAATGAACTGTATATTTTCTGTAGGATGCAGATAGAAGGAGATTGAAACAGTTTGAAAACATTTGCTGAATTCGGCCTGGAGACTAAAGTTCTTCAAGCCATTACTGAACTTGGATTTGAGGAATCTACCCCAATCCAATCTAAAGCCATTCCAATTGCGCTTACCGGTACCGACTTAATCGGTCAAGCTCAAACGGGAACGGGTAAAACGGCTGCTTTCGGAATTCCGCTCGTTAACCGGATTCCAGTGACGGAAGAGCGTATTGTCGCTCTGATCATGACGCCGACCCGTGAGCTTGCCATCCAAGTTTCGGAAGAAATCGGAAAGCTTACTCGCTACAAAGGTTTGCGTTCGCTGCCTATCTACGGCGGCCAAGAAATCGGCAGACAAATTCGTGCATTGAAGAAAAAACCGCAGATCATCATCGGTACGCCTGGACGTTTGCTGGATCATATCAACCGCAAAACGATCCGCCTCGACGATGTACAAACGGTCATCTTGGATGAAGCGGATGAAATGCTCGATATGGGCTTCATGGAAGATATCACGTCCATTCTTTCTCTGGTGCCTGAAAACCGTCACACGATGCTTTTCTCGGCAACAATGCCAACCAACATTCGGAAGCTGGCTGACCAGTTCCTGAAGAACCCTGAGCATGTATCGGTTATTCCAACGCAAGTAAGCGCACCGACAATTGATCAAGCTTACATCGAAGTGCATGAGCGCCAGAAGTTCGACGCGCTTAGCCGTTTGCTTGACATGGAATCGCCTGAGCTTGCCATCATCTTTGGACGTACGAAACGCCGCGTAGATGAACTGAGCGAAGCGCTGCAGAAGCGTGGATATTCCGCGGACGGTCTGCACGGCGACTTGTCCCAGAATCAGCGCGATAACGTTATGCGTAAATTCCGCGACGGCAGCATCGATGTGCTGGTAGCAACGGACGTTGCTGCGCGCGGTCTCGACGTATCCGGCGTAACCCACGTTATTAACTTTGACTTGCCGCAGGATCCAGAGAGCTACGTTCACCGGATCGGCCGTACAGGCCGTGCGGGTAAAGAAGGAACAGCTTGGTCCTTCGTAACGCCTCGCGAATTGGATCATATGCATTTCATTGAGAAAGTAACGCGCCACAAAATCGCCAAGAAGCCGCTTCCAAGCATTGCAGAAGCGATCGAAGGCAAACAGCGCGTAACGGCTGAACGTATCCTTGAAGCCATGGATGACGAGTCGATTAACGAGTTCAAAGCAATTGCGATTCAATTGCTGGAGCAATACGACTCCGTCAACGTGATCGCTGCTGCGATTAAGCTGATCACCGGTGAGAAGAAAGATGTCAACATCGAACTGACTCCGGAAGATCCGATCCGTGCTAAGAAACGCAGACCGGATGTTCGCACGAGCGGTCGCCGTTTCTCCGGCGGTCCATTCGGCGGCGGTAACCGTTCCGGCAGCGGCCCTCGCGGACGCGGCGAAAGCAGCGGCAATCGCGGAGGCTACGGCAATCGTGGTGCTGGCAGCGGCAGCACTAGCGGCAGCACTAGCGGCGGCGGTTACAACCGTGACCGTGACCGTGATGGACAATACAGAGGCCGTAATGAAGGCCGTGGAGACGCACCTCGCCGTCCCCGCCCATCTGCTGACGAATAGACAGGGATGAACGAACACACCGGGGCTTCTGTTTAACCGAGCAATCGGATAAATAGAAGCCCCGTTTTTTAAAACCTGCTCAGTAGATGAAGCATTTGGTTACGATGACTAGCAGAATGAATAACACGAGGATAATAGCGGATGACGTTACGAAGCCATGACCATGACCTGCATTGCTCACTAGCGGCGACCTCCTTTAGCGGGTGTCTGGAAGATCATGAAGCTGGGTGGTCTGAACACTATATGGTATGCATATGGGTCTTAGCCGTCTAGACAACGGCCTAGAAACCCAAAAATGGGCGTTGGCTTATCGTGCGGCCTGGATTATAGTTAATGTAGGACAGAATGAAATCGCTTGCTAGGAGGATTCGCAACAATGGAAATGAAAGGCATGATGGGTGGGTTTTACAAAATCTCGGAATGGATCATGCGTTTATCGGTGACAAACGTGCTTTGGATCATTTGCTCGATTCCTTGCTTGTTTGCGTTATTCCCGATTTTTGTCATTCAAGAACCTGGACAAGCCGTAGGTTATTTAATTCTGTCAGGCGTCATTGCTCCGTTCACCCTGTTCCCTGCGACAGCGGCCATGTTTGGCGTTGCACGCAAATGGGTCATGGGAGAAGTGGATGCGCCGCTCCTGAAGACTTTCTTCAAGAATTACAAAGAAAGCTATGTACAGGCGATGCTCGGCGGTATTTTGTACGCGGTGCTCTTTGTAATTTTGATTGTAGATTTCCGGGTTTACCTTGTGAAGCTGGGTTCGATGGGTATCATTTCGTATTTGTTTATCGCTTTAATCGTGCTTGCAGGCGTATCGTTGCTTAACTTCTTCTCCATGCTCGTCCATTACCATATGAAGACGCTTCAGCTGCTTAAGAACGCGCTTCTGATTACAATTGGACGTCCGCTGCGTTCACTTATGACGGTTATTTTGTGCGGTGCAGTAATCGGTATCAGCATTAGCTCGGCGAAGCTCA encodes:
- a CDS encoding YitT family protein → MRTSKIAATTLFSSLLIAFGFNQILIPHKLISGGVSGITMIAGYASGLNIGWLYFILNVPVLIWGWRELGMRFISWSLVSVVATTIFMQLIPVRPMVSDLMLGAVFGGVTVGFGSGIALRGGSSSGGFDIIAAIVTRKRDISIGMLIFVLNGTVIAALGFLTKNWDIALYSLLSIFTSGKIIDLIHIKHVKMTVFIVTTQTEAMRAALIPLYRGVTVIRTRGGYTNAENDMLMTVTTRFELNELRKIIAATDPKAFVNIVETVGVMGDFRKPVL
- a CDS encoding DEAD/DEAH box helicase; its protein translation is MKTFAEFGLETKVLQAITELGFEESTPIQSKAIPIALTGTDLIGQAQTGTGKTAAFGIPLVNRIPVTEERIVALIMTPTRELAIQVSEEIGKLTRYKGLRSLPIYGGQEIGRQIRALKKKPQIIIGTPGRLLDHINRKTIRLDDVQTVILDEADEMLDMGFMEDITSILSLVPENRHTMLFSATMPTNIRKLADQFLKNPEHVSVIPTQVSAPTIDQAYIEVHERQKFDALSRLLDMESPELAIIFGRTKRRVDELSEALQKRGYSADGLHGDLSQNQRDNVMRKFRDGSIDVLVATDVAARGLDVSGVTHVINFDLPQDPESYVHRIGRTGRAGKEGTAWSFVTPRELDHMHFIEKVTRHKIAKKPLPSIAEAIEGKQRVTAERILEAMDDESINEFKAIAIQLLEQYDSVNVIAAAIKLITGEKKDVNIELTPEDPIRAKKRRPDVRTSGRRFSGGPFGGGNRSGSGPRGRGESSGNRGGYGNRGAGSGSTSGSTSGGGYNRDRDRDGQYRGRNEGRGDAPRRPRPSADE
- a CDS encoding YjcZ family sporulation protein, whose translation is MSNAGHGHGFVTSSAIILVLFILLVIVTKCFIY
- a CDS encoding YesL family protein; its protein translation is MEMKGMMGGFYKISEWIMRLSVTNVLWIICSIPCLFALFPIFVIQEPGQAVGYLILSGVIAPFTLFPATAAMFGVARKWVMGEVDAPLLKTFFKNYKESYVQAMLGGILYAVLFVILIVDFRVYLVKLGSMGIISYLFIALIVLAGVSLLNFFSMLVHYHMKTLQLLKNALLITIGRPLRSLMTVILCGAVIGISISSAKLMFLLPFFTGSVVAAIAFWNFYGIYTKLQMQAEKAAEAEAEEEERKRLEEDAAILLPNTEDGQTSIK